The window CCGGTCGAAGCCACTTTGCACCAGCGCATTGCGCCGGATCGCTGGAAAGCCTTTATGCGCCCGGGCAAGCGCCTGAAGGTCGGCGACCATGTGGCGTTCGGCTCGGACGAGCACCGCCTGGATGCCACCGTGCTGGAAAAGCATGAGGGCGGCGAGGTGCTGCTGGCCTTTGACCTGACCGGGCCAGAACTTGATGTCGGTATCGCCCGGCACGGCGAAATGCCGCTACCGCCCTATATCGCAGCCAAACGCGCGGAAGATGATCGCGACCGCGCCGACTATCAGACCGTCTATGCGCGCGAGGATGGATCGGTGGCTGCGCCGACCGCCGGCCTGCACTTCACGCCGGACCTACTTGAGCGGCTGAGGGCCAGGGGCGTTTCGCTGCACTTCGTCACCCTGCATGTCGGAGCCGGCACCTTCCTGCCGGTCAAGACCGATGAGGTGTCCGAGCACCGGATGCATGCCGAGTACGGCGAGGTGACGGCCGCGATCGCCGACGCCCTGAACGCCGTTCGCGCCGCCGGCGGCCGGATCGTCTGTGTCGGCACCACAAGCTTGCGGCTACTGGAAAGCGCGACCGGCGAAGATCGCGTCATCCGGCCGTTTGCCGATGAGACCGCCATCTTCATCACCCCGGGCTATCGCTTCCGCGCTGCCGACGTGCTGATGACCAACTTCCATCTGCCCAAGTCGACCCTGTTCATGCTGGTCAGTGCCTTCGCCGGCCAGACGACCATGCGCGCGGCCTATGAGCGGGCGATCGCGACGGGATATCGCTTCTATTCCTATGGCGACAGTTCGCTGCTGTTTCCCGCCGACCCAGCCGAGACCTAAGTTATGGCCTTCCCCTTCGAGATCTCCGCCACTGACGGCAAGGCGCGTACCGGCGTGCTGAAGACCCCGCGCGGCGACATCCGCACCCCGGCTTTCATGCCTGTGGGCACTGCCGGGACGGTGAAGGCCCTGACTGTCGATCAGGTGAAGGACACCGGCGCCGACATCATCCTGGGCAATACCTATCACCTGATGCTGCGGCCGACGGCCGAGCGGGTGAAGCGCCTGGGCGGGCTGCACAGGTTCATGCGCTGGGACAAGCCGATCCTGACCGACAGCGGCGGCTTCCAGGTGATGAGCCTGTCCGGGATCAGCAAGGTCACCGAAGAGGCCGTGACCTTCGCCAGCCATATCGACGGCTCCAAGCACGTCCTCTCCCCCGAGCGGTCGATGGAGATCCAAGCTGACCTGCTGGGCAGTGACATCGTCATGCAGCTGGATGAGTGCGTCGCCTGGCCGGCCGAGGAGGCGAGGGCGCGCCAGGGCATGGAACTGTCAGCCCGCTGGGGGGCGCGCTCCAAGGCCGCGTTCGGAACCCGCGACAGCCAGGTGTTGTTTGGCATCCAGCAGGGCTCGACCTTCGAAAACCTGCGCCGCGAGTCTTCGCAGCGCCTGCAGGACATCGGCTTTGACGGCTATGCCATCGGTGGTCTGGCCGTGGGCGAGGGCCATGCGGCCATGTGCGAGGTGCTGGACTATGCGCCCGACATGCTGCCCTCCGACAAGCCCCGCTACCTGATGGGCGTCGGCAAGCCGATCGATCTGGTCGAGGCGGTCGCCCGCGGCGTCGACATGTTCGATTGCGTCCTGCCGACCCGGTCGGGCCGCCACGGTCAGGCCTGGACCTGGGACGGGGCGATCAACATCAAGAACGCCCGCTATGCCGAGGATGACACCCCTCTGGATCCGGACAGCGACTGCCCCGCCAGCCGGGACTATTCCAAGGCCTATCTGCGTCACCTGTTCAAGGCCGAAGAGATCCTCGGTCAGGTCCTGCTGTCCTGGCACAATATCGCCTTCTTCCAGGCTCTGACGGCCGCCATGCGCGCGGCCATTGCCGAAGGCCGGTTCGAGGCCTTTCGCCAGGACTTTGCCCGGCGACACAACGCGGGTTGAGGCCTAGTTCCGGATCGGAAAGCGCGGCCTCCGGCCCTCGGGCATGGGCGGCATGCCGGGGTCGATGACGGGGGCCACGGTCGGTGGCTTGTGCAGAGGCGTCGCCGGTGGCGGGCAGCCGCGCACCTCACCCAGACCTTTCAGATAGGCCCGGCGGACATTGCCGGAGGTTATGGCGCTCTGCACCAGCCGGTCATGTCGCTCGGCACCGCTGAGCTTGCGGACCCAGCCGCGCATCGGGATCATGTCCTGGGCGGCGCTGGCGACGGCACCGAGGGCTGCCGAGCCCGCCGCCCGACGGCCACGGTCCATCAGATCCTCATTGTCCTCGGGCGGGCGCGCGTCGAGGTCATCGCCCAGGGCCACGTCGAGGGGCGCGATCAGGCTGGACAGGGTTGCACAGCTGTTTTTGGCCGGCTTGGCATAGGGGTCGGCCATGGCATTGATCAGGACGGGCGGGATCTTGGTGCGGATGATGTTGACGTCGCGCAGGGGCGCGCTGACGGCACCGGTCAAACCATCCTTGTTGGCGTCCGAGGTCGTCTGAATTTTCGAATCAGCCGGAGGGGAAGGGGTCTGTGCAGACTGGCCGAACGCCTGCGAACCGGCCAAAACCAGCGGCACCATGACCAAGGGGACGAGCAAACCACGCATGGACCAAGCCTAACGCGTCAAAAGCGGCGCCGTCATGTCAAACTAGCGACGAAAGCCCGCTTGCGGCTGCGGCGCCCCCCGACTATGTTCCGCGCCGCTTCCACCGGCCTCGCCGCGTCGTGAGCGGGCCGGTAGCTCAGTGGTAGAGCATTCGACTTTTAATCGAATGGTCGTGGGTTCGAACCCCACCCGGCCTACCAATTTCTACCAGAGCCGTCTTGTGCCCGCTTGCGGGGCCTGGCGTGCGATCTCTTGCCAAGCCCATTGATCTTTGAACGACGGCCTACTGGTCCCGGCGGGCCTGCGCCGGTATGGCTGCGGGCATGTCCAAGGATAAAGATCTCAAAACGTTCGAGCGCGCCTGGTCTCTGCTGGCCAGCGGCCAGTATGCCGAGGGTTTCGCCCTCTGGGAAACGGTACGATTCCGGAGGGGCAGCAGTCCGACCCCAAAACCCAAGCTCTCCTTTCCGGAATGGCATGGGGAGGCCGTGTCGAGCCTGCTGGTCCTGCCCGAACAGGGGCTTGGCGATCAGATCCAGTTTGCGCGGTTCGTGCCGGATCTGGTGGCGCGCGGGATCTCGGTCACGGTCTACACCCATCCAGCCTTGGCGGCCCTGTTCAGCGGGCTCGGCGCAAAGGTCAGGCCGGTGGACGGCAAGGTCTCGATCGAAAGACACGACGCCTGGATCATGCTCGGATCCTTGCCTCATCGCCTGGGCCTGACCCTGTCGATGCTGTCGGGTCGACCCTATCTGTCGGCCCCGCCCGGCCGACTCGAGGCCTGGCCCAGCCACATCCGGCATGGCGTCGTGTGGCGCGGCAATCCGCGCCATGCCAACGACATGCACAGATCCCTGACGGCGGACGACGCAGCACCGCTCTTGAAGATGCACGGGGCGGTGAGTCTTCACCCTGAAGATACCAAGGTCCGTGACATGGCAGACACCGCTGCCATCCTGGACAAGTTGGAGTCCGTGGTGACGGTCGACACCTCGGTGGCGCATCTGGCCGGTGCCATGGGCAAGCGTACCCTGCTGCTGTTGCCGGCATCGCGGCCCGACTGGCGATGGCTGCAGGACCGGTCGGACAGTCCCTGGTACGACAGTATCGAAATCCTGCGTCAGACCCGCCCCTGCGACTGGGGGGAGACCGTTGCGTCCGCCATCGGCTGGCTGCAGGCTGAACCACCGCAAGGCTAGGCGAAGCGTCACTGCCACCTCCTCTGGCTTGCCAGGCGGCGGCCCACCGGTGAGTTTTTCTGGGTGCTTGACGGCGGAATTCTGAATTGACCCCACCGGGCTGGTGGGGATTTAAGCGCCCTGACTTGTCGCCTTAGCACCCGTGTGGATGCCGGGGCGTTTCACAACGGACTTCGCTGGACCAGGACGACGATCAGACCATGACCGCCGAGACCGCCGCCGCGCTCCGTATTGGCCCTGTCGCCAGAAAGCCGCTGTTTCGGCGGCGATCCGCCATACCTGGATTTACCCTGACGCTCGGCGTCACCCTGACCGTGCTGTCGCTGATCGTGCTGATCCCTTTGTCAGCGGTTGCCCTGAAGGCCGCTGAACTCTCGCCCGCACAGTTCGTCGCCGCTGCCTTTTCTGAACGGGCCCTGGCCGCCTACCGCCTGACCTTTGGCGCGGCCTTTGTCGCCGCCGCCATCAACGGCGTCTTCGGTGTGCTGACGGCCTGGGCCCTGGTCCGCTATGACTTTCCGGGCAAGGCCCTGGTCAATGCCCTGGTCGACCTGCCGTTCGCCCTGCCGACAGCGGTGGCCGGCATCGCCCTGGCCACGCTCTATTCGCCCAATGGCTGGGTCGGTGCCTATCTGACCCCGCTGGGGATCAAGGCCGCCTACAACCCTGTCGGCGTGACCATCGCGCTGATCTTCATTGGCCTGCCGTTTGTGGTGCGCACCATCGAGCCGGTGTTGCGCGACCTCTCTGACGATGTCGAGGAAGCCGCTGCCAGCCTCGGAGCTGGACGATTGTCGACGATTGCGCGGATTGTCCTGCCGGCGCTGGGCCCGTCCTGGCTGACCGGCTTCGCCCTCGCCTTCGCCCGGGGCATTGGCGAATATGGCTCGGTGATCTTCATCGCCGGCAACATGCCCTACAAGTCCGAGATCGCGCCGCTGTTGATCATCATCCAGCTGGAGCAGTTCGAATATGCCAGTGCTGCAGCGATCGCCGTGGTCATGCTGGGCGCGTCATTTCTGATGCTGCTGGTCATCAATGCGGTCCAGGCCTGGGCGAGGAGGTACGTCTGATGGCTGCTCCGCGTCTTTCCACAGAGGATCCCGCCTGGGCCAAGGTGCTGATCATCAGCCTGGTCCTGGCCTTCCTGGCCCTGGTGCTGGTCTTGCCGCTGGTCGCGGTCTTTGCCGAGGCCCTGCGCAAGGGCCTCCAGCCCGCTCTTGAGGCCATTTCCAATCCTGATGCCATTGCGGCCGTGAAGCTCACCCTCCTGACGGCGGCGATTACCGTGCCGTTCAATGTGGTGTTCGGACTCTGCGCCGCCTGGGCTGTGGCCAAGCACGAGTTTCCGGGCAAGAGCCTGCTGATCACCCTGATCGACCTGCCGTTCTCGGTCTCGCCGGTCGTGGCCGGCCTGATCTATGTTTTGGTCTTTGGTCTGCAGGGCTGGGTCGGCGACCATTTGGTCGAGAGCGACATCAAGATCATCTTCGCAGTGCCGGGCATCGTCCTTGCGACAATCTTCGTGACCTTCCCCTTTGTTGCCCGTGAACTGATCCCGCTGATGCAGGAACAGGGGACCAGTGAAGAGGAAGCAGCGGTCTCGATGGGAGCCTCGGGCCTCTACACCTTCTGGCGTGTGACGGCGCCGAATGTCCGCTGGGGGCTGCTCTACGGCGTCCTGCTTTGCAACGCCCGCGCCATGGGCGAGTTCGGTGCCGTGTCGGTGGTTAGCGGGCATATCCGGGGCCTGACCAACACCATGCCCCTGCATGTCGAGATCCTCTACAACGAGTATGATTTCGTCGGAGCCTTCTCAGTGGCTGCCTTGCTATGCCTGCTGGCGATCCTGACCCTCGTCCTCAAGACCGTGCTTGAAGTCGTCCAGCCCGGCGCAAGCCGGCGCGGCGGCCACTGATCGGAACGCCCGTCCCATGACCATCTCCATCCGTTCCGTCGACAAGAAGTTCGGCCGCTATCCGGCGCTGAACAAGGTCGGGCTCGAGATCGCCGATGGCGAGCTTCTGGCCCTGTTGGGCCCTTCAGGCTCGGGCAAGACGACCCTGCTCAGGGTTATCGCTGGCCTAGAGTTTCCCGATGCCGGCCAGGTGCTGTTCCATGACCAGGACGTCACCTATGCCTCGGCCGCCGCACGCCGCGTGGGCTTCGTGTTCCAGCAGTATGCTCTGTTCAAGCACATGACCGTGGCCAAAAATATTGCGTTTGGCCTGGATGTCCGCAAGGGCAAGGACAAGCCGTCCAAGGTTGAGATCACCAGGCGGGTCGCTGACCTGCTGCGCCTGGTCGAACTGGAGGGCCTGGGCGGGCGCTATCCTTCGCAGCTGTCAGGGGGGCAGCGCCAACGTGTGGCCCTGTCACGCGCCCTGGCGGTACAGCCGAGCGTCCTACTTCTGGACGAGCCGTTCGGGGCCCTGGACGCCACGGTCCGCAAGTCGCTGCGCAAGGAGCTGCGCCGGGTTCACGATGCCACCGGCGTGACCACCATCTTCGTCACCCACGACCAGGAAGAGGCTCTCGACCTGGCCGACCGCGTGGCGATCCTGAACCAGGGCGTCATTGAGCAGGTCGGAACACCCGCCCAGGTGCATGACGAGCCGGTTTCGCCTTTCGTCTGCGGGTTCGTGGGTGAGGCCAATCGCTTTGAGGGCACGGTTTCCGGCGGGCGCTTCGCTGCGGGAGCCGTGAGCCTTTCCGCCGGGACTGTGGCTGATGGCAAGGCTGTGGCCTTTGTTCGGCCTCATGATCTTAACCTGGCGGCTGACGGC of the Caulobacter henricii genome contains:
- the queA gene encoding tRNA preQ1(34) S-adenosylmethionine ribosyltransferase-isomerase QueA, whose amino-acid sequence is MRLSDFDFVLPEDNIALRPAEPRDSARLLVVRPGEDIADQIVRELPDILRPGDALVFNDTRVIPARLAGLRDARTTGGGDGAPVPVEATLHQRIAPDRWKAFMRPGKRLKVGDHVAFGSDEHRLDATVLEKHEGGEVLLAFDLTGPELDVGIARHGEMPLPPYIAAKRAEDDRDRADYQTVYAREDGSVAAPTAGLHFTPDLLERLRARGVSLHFVTLHVGAGTFLPVKTDEVSEHRMHAEYGEVTAAIADALNAVRAAGGRIVCVGTTSLRLLESATGEDRVIRPFADETAIFITPGYRFRAADVLMTNFHLPKSTLFMLVSAFAGQTTMRAAYERAIATGYRFYSYGDSSLLFPADPAET
- the tgt gene encoding tRNA guanosine(34) transglycosylase Tgt — protein: MAFPFEISATDGKARTGVLKTPRGDIRTPAFMPVGTAGTVKALTVDQVKDTGADIILGNTYHLMLRPTAERVKRLGGLHRFMRWDKPILTDSGGFQVMSLSGISKVTEEAVTFASHIDGSKHVLSPERSMEIQADLLGSDIVMQLDECVAWPAEEARARQGMELSARWGARSKAAFGTRDSQVLFGIQQGSTFENLRRESSQRLQDIGFDGYAIGGLAVGEGHAAMCEVLDYAPDMLPSDKPRYLMGVGKPIDLVEAVARGVDMFDCVLPTRSGRHGQAWTWDGAINIKNARYAEDDTPLDPDSDCPASRDYSKAYLRHLFKAEEILGQVLLSWHNIAFFQALTAAMRAAIAEGRFEAFRQDFARRHNAG
- a CDS encoding glycosyltransferase family 9 protein gives rise to the protein MSKDKDLKTFERAWSLLASGQYAEGFALWETVRFRRGSSPTPKPKLSFPEWHGEAVSSLLVLPEQGLGDQIQFARFVPDLVARGISVTVYTHPALAALFSGLGAKVRPVDGKVSIERHDAWIMLGSLPHRLGLTLSMLSGRPYLSAPPGRLEAWPSHIRHGVVWRGNPRHANDMHRSLTADDAAPLLKMHGAVSLHPEDTKVRDMADTAAILDKLESVVTVDTSVAHLAGAMGKRTLLLLPASRPDWRWLQDRSDSPWYDSIEILRQTRPCDWGETVASAIGWLQAEPPQG
- the cysT gene encoding sulfate ABC transporter permease subunit CysT, with amino-acid sequence MTAETAAALRIGPVARKPLFRRRSAIPGFTLTLGVTLTVLSLIVLIPLSAVALKAAELSPAQFVAAAFSERALAAYRLTFGAAFVAAAINGVFGVLTAWALVRYDFPGKALVNALVDLPFALPTAVAGIALATLYSPNGWVGAYLTPLGIKAAYNPVGVTIALIFIGLPFVVRTIEPVLRDLSDDVEEAAASLGAGRLSTIARIVLPALGPSWLTGFALAFARGIGEYGSVIFIAGNMPYKSEIAPLLIIIQLEQFEYASAAAIAVVMLGASFLMLLVINAVQAWARRYV
- the cysW gene encoding sulfate ABC transporter permease subunit CysW; the encoded protein is MAAPRLSTEDPAWAKVLIISLVLAFLALVLVLPLVAVFAEALRKGLQPALEAISNPDAIAAVKLTLLTAAITVPFNVVFGLCAAWAVAKHEFPGKSLLITLIDLPFSVSPVVAGLIYVLVFGLQGWVGDHLVESDIKIIFAVPGIVLATIFVTFPFVARELIPLMQEQGTSEEEAAVSMGASGLYTFWRVTAPNVRWGLLYGVLLCNARAMGEFGAVSVVSGHIRGLTNTMPLHVEILYNEYDFVGAFSVAALLCLLAILTLVLKTVLEVVQPGASRRGGH
- a CDS encoding sulfate/molybdate ABC transporter ATP-binding protein translates to MTISIRSVDKKFGRYPALNKVGLEIADGELLALLGPSGSGKTTLLRVIAGLEFPDAGQVLFHDQDVTYASAAARRVGFVFQQYALFKHMTVAKNIAFGLDVRKGKDKPSKVEITRRVADLLRLVELEGLGGRYPSQLSGGQRQRVALSRALAVQPSVLLLDEPFGALDATVRKSLRKELRRVHDATGVTTIFVTHDQEEALDLADRVAILNQGVIEQVGTPAQVHDEPVSPFVCGFVGEANRFEGTVSGGRFAAGAVSLSAGTVADGKAVAFVRPHDLNLAADGFEVRINRVHVQGALAAVDGVTVDGQRIEVTVSRDQADLFTGAVKLSARKAHVYPA